Proteins encoded together in one Microbacterium sp. zg-Y625 window:
- the lexA gene encoding transcriptional repressor LexA — MTDVTPVGRERAQDKPQTRRRKSLSEKQLAILEVIQRSIARHGYPPSMREIGDAVGLKSLSSVTHQLNQLELSGYLRRDAGKTRAMEVLIDLPGSAAENPADAAPSVGDAALVPLVGRIAAGVPITADQQVEEIFPLPRQLVGKGDLFMLKVSGESMIDAAICDGDWVVVRSQATADNGDIVAAMLDGEATVKTFRQRDGHTWLLPRNSAFEPILGDEAVVLGKVVAVLRAI; from the coding sequence ATGACCGACGTGACACCGGTCGGCCGCGAGCGGGCTCAAGACAAGCCGCAGACGCGCCGACGCAAGAGCCTCAGCGAGAAGCAGCTCGCGATCCTCGAGGTGATCCAGCGGTCGATCGCGCGCCACGGCTATCCGCCGAGCATGCGCGAGATCGGCGACGCGGTCGGATTGAAGTCGCTCTCGAGCGTCACCCACCAGCTCAACCAGCTCGAGCTCAGCGGCTACCTGCGCCGCGACGCCGGCAAGACGCGCGCGATGGAGGTGCTGATCGACCTGCCCGGCTCCGCCGCCGAGAACCCGGCCGACGCCGCTCCGTCGGTGGGCGACGCCGCCCTCGTGCCGCTGGTCGGCCGCATCGCCGCGGGAGTCCCCATCACCGCCGACCAGCAGGTCGAGGAGATCTTCCCCCTACCGCGTCAGCTCGTCGGCAAGGGCGACCTGTTCATGCTCAAGGTGAGCGGCGAGTCGATGATCGACGCCGCCATCTGCGACGGCGACTGGGTGGTCGTGCGCTCCCAGGCGACCGCGGACAACGGCGACATCGTCGCGGCGATGCTCGACGGCGAGGCCACCGTGAAGACCTTCCGTCAGCGTGACGGGCACACGTGGCTGCTCCCGCGCAACAGCGCGTTCGAGCCGATCCTGGGCGACGAGGCCGTCGTGCTCGGCAAGGTCGTGGCGGTGCTGCGGGCGATCTGA
- a CDS encoding LysM peptidoglycan-binding domain-containing protein — MTTIQLAGPTPSATRLRITSRGRRVLVGIAALPAVAVVAVAVLSGGGALATVADSAPAGSFETVTVAPGESLWGIAEEVAPQADPRDVIDAIVRLNALETSAVAAGQRLSIPLEYAPGR, encoded by the coding sequence ATGACCACCATCCAGCTCGCCGGACCCACGCCGTCCGCCACGCGGCTGCGGATCACCTCCCGCGGTCGACGCGTGCTGGTCGGCATCGCCGCACTGCCCGCCGTCGCCGTCGTCGCCGTCGCTGTCCTCAGCGGAGGGGGAGCCCTGGCGACGGTCGCCGACTCCGCGCCCGCCGGAAGCTTCGAGACCGTGACGGTCGCGCCGGGGGAGTCGCTCTGGGGTATCGCCGAAGAGGTGGCCCCGCAGGCGGATCCGCGTGACGTCATCGACGCCATCGTCCGTCTCAACGCGCTCGAGACCTCGGCCGTCGCCGCCGGCCAGCGCCTGTCGATCCCGCTGGAGTACGCCCCGGGCCGCTGA
- a CDS encoding histidinol-phosphate transaminase — protein MGGVIVSLDDLPLRADLRGQTPYGAPQAALPVALNVNENTHPVPDEVAGDILDSVARALRDINRYPDREFTALREGFAEYLGHGLGPEQIWAANGSNEVLQHVLQAFAGPGRTAFSFAPTYSMYPLLTRGTGAAWVAGHRAHDFTLSPSDAASQVADASPDVIFLCAPNNPTGTPLPLDVVEAVYDASHGIVVVDEAYAEFAPHDQQSAITLLPGRERLVVSRTMSKAFAFAGARVGYLAADPALIDALRLVRLPYHLSALTQAAATAALRHAPVMLGMVDEIVAQRDRISATLEALGYEPHESWTNFVLFGGVADPAATWRALYDRGVLIRDVGIPGHLRVTAGTEAETTAFLDALASIDSRS, from the coding sequence ATGGGAGGGGTGATCGTGAGTCTCGACGACCTGCCCCTCCGCGCCGATCTGCGCGGCCAGACCCCGTACGGCGCACCCCAGGCTGCCCTGCCTGTCGCCCTCAACGTCAATGAGAACACCCATCCCGTTCCCGACGAGGTGGCCGGTGACATCCTCGACTCGGTGGCCCGCGCGCTGCGCGACATCAACCGCTATCCCGACCGCGAGTTCACGGCGCTGCGGGAGGGTTTCGCCGAGTACCTCGGACACGGCCTCGGGCCCGAGCAGATCTGGGCGGCCAACGGATCGAACGAGGTCCTGCAGCACGTGCTGCAGGCTTTCGCAGGGCCGGGACGCACCGCATTCTCCTTCGCGCCGACGTACTCGATGTATCCGCTGCTCACCCGCGGGACGGGGGCTGCATGGGTCGCCGGCCACCGAGCGCACGACTTCACCCTGAGCCCGTCCGACGCGGCATCCCAGGTCGCCGACGCGTCGCCGGACGTCATCTTCCTCTGCGCGCCGAACAACCCGACGGGCACGCCGCTGCCGCTCGACGTCGTCGAGGCGGTCTACGACGCCAGTCACGGCATCGTCGTCGTCGATGAGGCGTACGCGGAGTTCGCGCCCCACGACCAGCAGTCGGCGATCACGCTGCTGCCGGGGCGGGAGCGCCTGGTCGTCTCACGCACCATGAGCAAGGCCTTCGCGTTCGCCGGCGCCCGGGTGGGCTATCTGGCCGCCGATCCGGCGCTGATCGACGCCCTGCGGCTCGTGCGTCTGCCCTACCACCTGAGCGCGCTCACGCAGGCCGCGGCCACGGCGGCCCTCCGGCACGCGCCCGTCATGCTCGGCATGGTCGACGAGATCGTCGCGCAGCGCGACCGCATCTCGGCGACCCTCGAAGCCCTCGGATACGAGCCGCACGAGTCCTGGACCAACTTCGTCCTCTTCGGCGGCGTGGCCGACCCCGCCGCCACCTGGCGGGCGCTGTACGACCGGGGTGTGCTTATCCGCGACGTCGGCATTCCGGGGCACCTGCGGGTGACGGCGGGCACCGAGGCCGAGACCACCGCGTTCCTCGACGCGCTGGCCTCGATAGACTCGAGATCATGA
- the hisB gene encoding imidazoleglycerol-phosphate dehydratase HisB, whose protein sequence is MTRPEARTASARRATSESTVELELDLDGTGRSHIDTSVPFFDHLLTAFAKHSLTDLTVRASGDTDIDAHHTVEDVAIVLGQAIREALGDKSGISRYGDALVPLDEALAQAVVDISGRPYLVHTGEPAGYEFHLIGGHFTGSLVRHTFEAIAFHAGMTVHVTVLGGRDPHHIAEAEYKAFARAFRQAKARDPLVQGVPSTKGAL, encoded by the coding sequence ATGACCCGTCCCGAGGCGCGAACCGCGTCCGCGCGCCGTGCGACCAGTGAATCGACCGTCGAGCTCGAGCTCGACCTGGACGGCACCGGCCGCAGCCACATCGACACCAGCGTGCCGTTCTTCGACCACCTGCTGACCGCGTTCGCGAAGCACTCGCTGACCGATCTCACCGTGCGGGCGTCCGGCGACACCGACATCGACGCCCACCACACCGTCGAGGACGTCGCGATCGTGCTGGGTCAGGCGATCCGCGAGGCACTGGGCGACAAGAGCGGCATCTCGCGCTACGGCGACGCGCTCGTGCCGCTGGACGAGGCGCTCGCGCAGGCGGTCGTCGACATCAGCGGACGGCCCTACCTGGTGCACACCGGGGAACCCGCCGGGTACGAATTCCACCTCATCGGCGGCCACTTCACCGGCTCGCTGGTGCGCCACACGTTCGAAGCCATCGCGTTCCACGCCGGCATGACCGTGCACGTCACCGTGCTCGGAGGCCGCGACCCGCACCACATCGCCGAGGCGGAGTACAAGGCGTTCGCGCGGGCGTTCCGACAGGCCAAGGCCCGCGATCCGCTCGTGCAGGGCGTCCCCAGCACGAAGGGCGCTCTGTGA
- the hisH gene encoding imidazole glycerol phosphate synthase subunit HisH, which produces MSVTPSEDRPLVAVLDYGSGNVHSAVKALIAAGADARLTSDRGLVRDADGLVVPGVGAFRAVMDALRESRADELIDRRLAGGRPVLGICVGMQVLFEHGVERGEDTEGLGEWPGAVTELDAPVLPHMGWNTVEPGEGSVLFRGIERERFYFVHSYAAQSWTLDVMPPFPAPALTWSRHGAPFLAAVENGPLSATQFHPEKSGEAGIRLLSNWIGALRRTTV; this is translated from the coding sequence GTGAGCGTCACCCCCTCCGAAGACCGGCCTCTCGTCGCGGTGCTCGATTACGGGTCGGGCAACGTGCACTCCGCGGTGAAAGCGCTCATCGCCGCCGGTGCTGACGCGCGGCTGACGTCGGACCGCGGGCTCGTGCGCGACGCCGACGGGCTCGTCGTTCCCGGCGTCGGCGCGTTCCGCGCCGTGATGGACGCGCTGCGCGAGAGCCGTGCCGACGAGCTCATCGACCGCCGGCTGGCCGGCGGCCGCCCGGTGCTCGGCATCTGCGTGGGCATGCAGGTGCTGTTCGAGCACGGCGTCGAGCGCGGCGAAGACACCGAGGGGCTGGGCGAGTGGCCCGGCGCCGTCACCGAGCTCGACGCCCCCGTCCTGCCGCACATGGGCTGGAACACCGTGGAACCCGGCGAGGGTTCGGTGCTGTTCCGCGGCATCGAACGCGAGCGCTTCTACTTCGTGCACTCCTACGCCGCTCAGTCCTGGACGCTCGACGTCATGCCGCCGTTCCCGGCGCCTGCCCTCACCTGGAGCCGGCACGGCGCCCCGTTCCTCGCCGCCGTCGAGAACGGCCCGCTGTCGGCGACCCAGTTCCACCCCGAGAAGTCGGGCGAAGCCGGCATCCGCCTGCTCTCCAATTGGATCGGCGCGCTGCGCCGCACTACTGTCTGA
- the priA gene encoding bifunctional 1-(5-phosphoribosyl)-5-((5-phosphoribosylamino)methylideneamino)imidazole-4-carboxamide isomerase/phosphoribosylanthranilate isomerase PriA — MNDFASTPELILLPAVDVASGKAVRLTQGEAGSETTYGDPVDAAMAWARQGAQWIHLVDLDAAFGRGNNTAVLRKVIKQVRNVKGVQVELSGGIRDDRSLEAALESGASRINLGTAALENPEWAADVISRYGDAIAVGLDVRGTTLAARGWTREGGDLWEVLERLEQAGCTRYVLTDVTKDGTLKGPNLELLREVATRTPKPVVASGGISSLDDIAALRELVPLGIEGAIVGKALYAGAFTLAEALDVAGA, encoded by the coding sequence ATGAACGATTTCGCGTCCACCCCTGAGCTGATCCTCCTCCCCGCCGTCGATGTGGCATCCGGCAAGGCCGTGCGTCTGACGCAGGGCGAGGCGGGATCCGAGACGACCTACGGCGACCCCGTCGACGCTGCGATGGCCTGGGCCCGTCAGGGCGCGCAGTGGATCCACCTCGTCGACCTCGACGCCGCGTTCGGCCGGGGCAACAACACCGCGGTCCTCCGCAAGGTGATCAAGCAGGTCCGCAACGTCAAGGGCGTGCAGGTGGAGCTGTCCGGTGGCATCCGCGACGACCGGTCGCTGGAGGCGGCGCTCGAGAGCGGGGCCTCGCGCATCAACCTCGGCACGGCGGCACTCGAGAACCCGGAGTGGGCGGCCGACGTCATCTCGCGCTACGGCGACGCGATCGCGGTGGGGCTCGACGTGCGCGGCACGACGCTCGCGGCGCGCGGCTGGACGCGTGAGGGCGGCGACCTCTGGGAGGTGCTCGAGCGCCTCGAGCAGGCCGGCTGCACGCGGTACGTGCTGACCGATGTCACCAAGGACGGCACCCTGAAGGGCCCGAACCTCGAACTCCTCCGCGAAGTGGCCACGCGCACCCCGAAGCCGGTCGTGGCATCCGGGGGTATCTCGAGCCTCGATGACATCGCTGCGCTGCGTGAACTCGTGCCGCTCGGCATCGAGGGTGCGATCGTGGGCAAGGCGCTCTACGCCGGGGCCTTCACGCTCGCTGAGGCGCTGGATGTCGCCGGCGCCTGA
- a CDS encoding SseB family protein — MSPAPDDHCGNSGDSAGVPWEGRAFQANPHAGDDGSADPALLAALTAFRAGEGDQVAVVDAYRSARLLIPLVAEKGDEGVGPTGLAVDKTQELSIVTVAAPDGRRVLPVFTSVTTMQRWDATARPVPADGVRTALAAANDDTDLIVIDPTSETEFVLRRPAVWAIGQGRPWEPSYASPEVYRGLQESIGGELAVLDLSVAPGDPEARLRGPELVVRLQLIAGLEQSELDAVLQRLAARWAADDRVAVLVDSLTVKLLRAAE, encoded by the coding sequence ATGTCGCCGGCGCCTGACGACCACTGCGGCAACTCCGGCGATTCAGCCGGCGTGCCGTGGGAGGGGCGCGCCTTCCAGGCGAACCCGCACGCCGGCGATGACGGCTCGGCCGATCCGGCGCTGCTGGCGGCGCTGACGGCGTTCCGCGCGGGGGAGGGCGACCAGGTCGCCGTCGTCGATGCCTACCGCAGCGCGCGCCTGCTGATCCCCCTCGTCGCCGAGAAGGGCGACGAGGGCGTGGGGCCGACGGGCCTGGCCGTGGACAAGACGCAGGAGCTCTCGATCGTGACGGTCGCGGCGCCCGACGGCCGCCGCGTGCTGCCGGTGTTCACATCGGTCACCACGATGCAGCGGTGGGATGCCACGGCGCGTCCGGTCCCGGCTGACGGCGTGCGCACGGCGCTGGCCGCGGCGAACGACGACACCGACCTCATCGTCATCGACCCGACGTCGGAGACGGAGTTCGTGCTGCGCCGGCCCGCGGTGTGGGCCATCGGCCAGGGGCGTCCGTGGGAGCCGAGCTACGCGTCGCCGGAGGTCTACCGCGGCCTGCAGGAGAGCATCGGCGGGGAACTCGCCGTGCTCGACCTGTCGGTGGCGCCCGGGGACCCCGAGGCACGCCTGCGGGGGCCGGAGCTGGTGGTGCGGCTGCAGCTGATCGCGGGTCTCGAGCAGTCCGAGCTCGATGCCGTGCTGCAGCGCCTCGCCGCGCGCTGGGCCGCCGACGACAGGGTCGCGGTGCTGGTGGATTCGCTGACCGTGAAGCTCCTCCGCGCCGCCGAGTGA
- a CDS encoding DUF1844 domain-containing protein: protein MNTIPDGQDDLTAHGSAPDAETQARWEEQDRAANAATRDIADVPAVEVITTTAVHLMSAAAVKVGLADDPTTQQDLDEARKLINALAGLITAGAPEISDMHARSLRDGLRSLQLAFREASVVPDPIGKGPGEKLTGPVT from the coding sequence GTGAACACTATTCCCGATGGGCAGGACGATCTGACGGCGCACGGAAGTGCCCCGGATGCCGAGACGCAAGCCCGCTGGGAGGAGCAGGACCGGGCGGCGAACGCCGCCACCCGCGACATCGCCGACGTGCCGGCGGTCGAGGTGATCACCACCACGGCGGTGCACCTCATGAGCGCGGCGGCGGTCAAGGTCGGGCTCGCCGACGATCCCACGACGCAGCAGGACCTCGATGAGGCGCGCAAGCTCATCAACGCGCTGGCGGGACTCATCACCGCCGGCGCCCCCGAGATCAGCGACATGCACGCCCGGTCGCTGCGCGACGGCCTGCGTTCCCTGCAGCTGGCGTTCCGCGAGGCTTCGGTGGTCCCCGACCCGATCGGCAAGGGCCCCGGCGAGAAGCTGACCGGCCCGGTCACCTGA
- the infC gene encoding translation initiation factor IF-3, with translation MSDPRTNDRIRVPEVRLVGPAGEQVGVVRIEVALRLAQEAELDLVEVAPNSKPPVVKIMDYGKFKYEAAQKAKEARRNQANTVLKEVRFRLKIEAHDYITKLKRAEGFLQAGDKVKAMILFRGREQSRPEQGVRLLRKFAEDVAEYGTVESSPTIDGRNMVMVVAPHKNKSEVKTEQNAQRAANKEAARSARSGGEHNEHDDAEHGDAEHSDAEQADAVQPQGDQTAE, from the coding sequence ATCAGCGATCCCCGCACCAACGACCGCATCCGCGTCCCCGAGGTCCGCCTCGTCGGACCCGCGGGTGAGCAGGTCGGCGTCGTCCGCATCGAGGTGGCGCTGCGCCTGGCCCAGGAGGCCGAACTCGACCTGGTCGAGGTGGCCCCGAACTCGAAGCCCCCCGTGGTCAAGATCATGGACTACGGCAAGTTCAAGTACGAGGCGGCGCAGAAAGCCAAGGAAGCGCGACGCAATCAGGCGAACACGGTCCTCAAGGAGGTCCGTTTCCGGCTGAAGATCGAGGCGCACGACTACATAACCAAGCTCAAGCGCGCCGAGGGCTTCCTCCAGGCCGGTGACAAGGTGAAGGCCATGATCCTCTTCCGCGGGCGCGAGCAGTCGCGTCCCGAACAGGGTGTGCGACTGCTTCGCAAGTTCGCCGAGGACGTGGCGGAGTACGGCACGGTGGAGTCCAGCCCCACCATCGACGGCCGCAACATGGTCATGGTCGTCGCGCCGCACAAGAACAAGTCCGAGGTGAAGACCGAGCAGAACGCCCAGCGCGCAGCCAACAAGGAGGCGGCGCGTAGCGCGCGCTCCGGCGGTGAGCACAACGAGCACGATGACGCCGAGCACGGCGACGCCGAGCACAGTGACGCCGAGCAGGCTGACGCCGTGCAGCCCCAGGGCGACCAGACGGCCGAGTAG
- the rpmI gene encoding 50S ribosomal protein L35: MPKQKTHSGAKKRFKLTGSGKLMKQQAGMRHNLEGKASRRTRRLNQEQVLAPGDAKVAKKLLGL, translated from the coding sequence ATGCCGAAGCAGAAGACCCATTCGGGTGCCAAGAAGCGCTTCAAGCTCACCGGAAGCGGCAAGCTCATGAAGCAGCAGGCCGGCATGCGCCACAACCTCGAGGGCAAGGCGAGCCGCCGCACCCGTCGCCTCAACCAGGAGCAGGTCCTCGCCCCGGGTGACGCGAAGGTCGCCAAGAAGCTGCTCGGTCTCTGA
- the rplT gene encoding 50S ribosomal protein L20, producing the protein MARVKRAVNAHKKRRVILERASGYRGQRSRLYRKAKEQVTHSLVYAYRDRRKRKGDFRRLWIQRINAAARQNGITYNRFIQGLGLAGVQVDRRMLAELAVNEPAVFASLVQTAKAALPSDVNAPKA; encoded by the coding sequence ATGGCAAGAGTCAAGCGGGCCGTAAACGCCCACAAGAAGCGCCGCGTCATCCTCGAGCGCGCCTCCGGCTACCGCGGTCAGCGTTCGCGCCTGTACCGCAAGGCGAAGGAGCAGGTCACCCACTCGCTGGTCTACGCATACCGGGACCGTCGCAAGCGCAAGGGTGACTTCCGTCGCCTGTGGATCCAGCGCATCAACGCCGCTGCCCGCCAGAACGGCATCACGTACAACCGCTTCATCCAGGGTCTGGGTCTCGCGGGCGTGCAGGTCGACCGTCGCATGCTGGCCGAGCTCGCGGTGAACGAGCCGGCCGTGTTCGCTTCGCTGGTGCAGACGGCCAAGGCCGCACTGCCGTCCGACGTCAACGCCCCCAAGGCCTGA
- a CDS encoding TrmH family RNA methyltransferase produces the protein MLENPRSPRVRAVAKLTKRSARQETGLFLLEGPQAAREALTHRPDTLVELFATPSALERHADVRDAAQDAGVDVVFTTEAVIEAMADTVTPQGIVAVARQSPTSVKDVFAAGPRLIAICEEVRDPGNLGTIIRAADAAGANAVILTGRTVDLYNPKVVRATTGSLFHVPVAVGADLETTASRARAAGLQVVAADVGGEDFLSHRALLSRPTAWLFGNEARGLDEEALAHADLALRLPIYGGAESLNLATAASVCLYESAFAQRADA, from the coding sequence GTGCTCGAGAATCCGCGCTCGCCTCGTGTGCGTGCCGTCGCCAAGCTGACCAAGCGCAGCGCCCGCCAAGAAACAGGCCTGTTCCTGCTGGAAGGACCGCAGGCCGCGCGTGAGGCGCTCACGCACCGGCCAGACACGCTGGTGGAGCTGTTCGCGACGCCGAGCGCCCTCGAGCGCCATGCCGATGTCCGCGACGCCGCGCAGGATGCCGGCGTCGACGTCGTCTTCACCACCGAAGCCGTCATCGAGGCGATGGCCGACACCGTCACCCCGCAGGGGATCGTGGCGGTCGCCCGCCAGTCGCCGACGTCCGTCAAGGATGTCTTCGCCGCCGGTCCACGTCTCATCGCGATCTGCGAAGAGGTGCGCGACCCGGGGAACCTCGGCACCATCATCCGGGCGGCGGATGCCGCAGGGGCCAATGCGGTGATCCTCACCGGTCGCACGGTGGACCTCTACAACCCCAAGGTCGTCCGCGCGACGACGGGCTCGCTCTTCCACGTGCCGGTCGCGGTGGGCGCCGACCTCGAGACCACCGCCTCCCGCGCGCGAGCCGCCGGTCTGCAGGTGGTCGCCGCCGACGTCGGCGGCGAGGACTTCCTCTCTCACCGGGCGCTCCTTTCCCGCCCCACCGCGTGGCTGTTCGGCAACGAGGCGCGAGGGCTCGACGAGGAGGCACTGGCGCATGCCGACCTGGCATTGCGCCTGCCGATCTATGGCGGCGCCGAGTCGCTCAACCTCGCCACTGCGGCCAGCGTCTGCCTGTACGAGTCGGCTTTCGCGCAGCGCGCCGACGCCTGA
- a CDS encoding amino acid ABC transporter ATP-binding protein, translating to MTDVQKHYGDFQALQDIDLTVNRGEVVVVIGPSGSGKSTLCRTINRLETITSGSITIDGKELPKEGKTLAALRADVGMVFQSFNLFSHLTILENITLGPIKVKKMKKADAEAEARVLLERVGVAQQADKLPAQLSGGQQQRVAIARALAMKPKVMLFDEPTSALDPEMINEVLDVMVGLAQDGMTMIVVTHEMGFARKAADRVVFMADGQIVEEATPDQFFTAPKSDRAKDFLSKLITH from the coding sequence ATGACCGACGTGCAGAAGCACTACGGCGACTTCCAAGCGCTGCAGGACATCGACCTCACCGTCAACCGTGGCGAGGTCGTCGTGGTCATCGGGCCGTCCGGCTCGGGCAAGTCCACGCTCTGCCGCACGATCAACCGGCTCGAGACGATCACGAGCGGCTCGATCACGATCGACGGCAAGGAACTGCCGAAGGAGGGCAAGACCCTCGCGGCGCTGCGCGCGGATGTCGGGATGGTCTTCCAGTCCTTCAACCTCTTCTCGCACCTCACGATCCTCGAGAACATCACGCTGGGTCCCATCAAGGTCAAGAAGATGAAGAAGGCGGATGCCGAGGCGGAGGCGCGCGTCCTGCTCGAGCGGGTCGGCGTGGCCCAGCAGGCGGACAAGCTGCCGGCGCAGCTTTCGGGCGGCCAGCAGCAGCGCGTGGCCATCGCCCGGGCTCTCGCGATGAAGCCCAAGGTCATGCTCTTCGATGAGCCCACCAGCGCGCTCGACCCGGAGATGATCAACGAGGTGCTCGACGTCATGGTCGGCCTCGCGCAGGACGGCATGACGATGATCGTGGTGACCCATGAGATGGGGTTCGCGCGCAAGGCCGCCGACCGCGTCGTGTTCATGGCCGACGGGCAGATCGTCGAAGAAGCGACCCCCGACCAGTTCTTCACCGCGCCGAAGAGTGACCGGGCCAAAGACTTCCTCTCCAAGCTCATCACCCACTGA
- a CDS encoding glutamate ABC transporter substrate-binding protein gives MRINRIGGAVAAFAVAALALTGCNSGTPGATDDSTGDAAEETTSGTPWTVAEDVTIEGSPTFDAISDRGSVVVGVKEDQPGLGFLDPATGERTGFDVDVARWIAASLGYDEDDIEFQPIASANREQALVNGDIDYYVGTYSITDKRKEQIAFAGPYFITGQGLLVAADNEDITGIDALTADHVVCSATGSTSVQRIKDETPAQTKEYDTYSTCVEDLKNNQVDAVTTDEAILIGYAAQDPENLKVVGEPFSEERYGVGIAKGDTALQEYINTMFTDGGEVWEAIFENNLGASGVSADQPEVDAAE, from the coding sequence ATGCGCATCAATCGGATCGGCGGCGCCGTCGCGGCTTTCGCCGTCGCAGCGCTCGCACTGACCGGCTGCAACAGCGGCACGCCCGGTGCCACCGACGACAGCACCGGTGACGCGGCCGAGGAGACCACCAGCGGCACGCCCTGGACGGTCGCCGAAGACGTCACGATCGAGGGCAGCCCCACGTTCGACGCCATCAGCGACCGCGGCAGCGTCGTGGTCGGTGTCAAGGAGGACCAGCCCGGTCTCGGCTTCCTCGACCCCGCCACCGGTGAGCGCACCGGCTTCGACGTCGACGTGGCGCGCTGGATCGCGGCATCGCTGGGCTACGACGAGGACGACATCGAGTTCCAGCCGATCGCGTCGGCGAACCGCGAGCAGGCGCTGGTCAACGGCGACATCGACTACTACGTCGGCACGTACTCGATCACCGACAAGCGCAAGGAGCAGATCGCCTTCGCTGGTCCCTACTTCATCACCGGCCAGGGCCTGCTCGTCGCCGCCGACAACGAGGACATCACCGGCATCGACGCGCTGACGGCCGACCACGTCGTCTGCTCGGCCACCGGTTCTACCTCGGTGCAGCGGATCAAGGACGAGACGCCCGCTCAGACGAAGGAGTACGACACGTACTCCACCTGCGTCGAGGACCTGAAGAACAACCAGGTCGACGCCGTCACGACTGACGAGGCCATCCTCATCGGCTACGCCGCGCAGGACCCCGAGAACCTCAAGGTCGTCGGCGAGCCGTTCAGCGAGGAGCGCTACGGCGTCGGCATCGCCAAGGGCGACACCGCGCTGCAGGAGTACATCAACACGATGTTCACCGACGGCGGCGAGGTCTGGGAGGCCATCTTCGAGAACAACCTGGGTGCGTCGGGCGTGAGCGCCGACCAGCCCGAGGTCGACGCGGCCGAGTGA
- a CDS encoding amino acid ABC transporter permease, whose protein sequence is MGVITDNLDLWGEALRGTLVLFFGGAAIALVLGLIVGAMRVSPVPVARGVGTVYVNWIRNTPLTLVMFFFAFCLPIMLQERIDAILLATVALGIYTATYVAETVRSGVNTVPVGQAEAARALGLTFTQVMTLVVLPQATRSVIPPMMSVFIALLKNTTVAAGFSVLNLGSVRSWLSERGENQLLVLVWVMVIFVVLVLLLAWLQRTLENKWRVAR, encoded by the coding sequence ATGGGTGTCATCACCGACAACCTCGACCTCTGGGGCGAGGCCCTGCGGGGCACGCTCGTGCTGTTCTTCGGCGGGGCCGCGATCGCGCTGGTCCTCGGCCTGATCGTCGGGGCCATGCGCGTGTCGCCCGTCCCCGTCGCACGCGGCGTCGGCACGGTCTACGTCAACTGGATCCGCAACACACCGCTCACGCTGGTGATGTTCTTCTTCGCCTTCTGCCTGCCGATCATGCTGCAGGAGCGCATCGACGCGATCCTGCTTGCGACGGTCGCGCTGGGCATCTACACCGCGACCTACGTTGCGGAGACGGTGCGCTCGGGCGTCAACACCGTTCCCGTCGGTCAAGCCGAGGCGGCCCGCGCGCTGGGCCTCACCTTCACCCAGGTGATGACGCTCGTCGTGCTGCCGCAGGCGACCCGGTCGGTCATCCCTCCCATGATGAGCGTGTTCATCGCCCTGCTGAAGAACACCACCGTCGCCGCCGGCTTCTCCGTGCTCAACCTCGGATCGGTGCGGTCGTGGCTCAGCGAGCGCGGCGAGAACCAGCTTCTGGTGCTCGTGTGGGTGATGGTCATCTTCGTCGTCCTCGTGCTGCTACTGGCGTGGCTGCAGCGCACCCTCGAGAACAAGTGGAGGGTCGCGCGATGA